The following proteins are encoded in a genomic region of Grus americana isolate bGruAme1 chromosome 5, bGruAme1.mat, whole genome shotgun sequence:
- the DLL4 gene encoding delta-like protein 4, whose protein sequence is MTALRIFGLTFLLMILQQRVSGSGVFQLELHEFVNSHGALASGKPCSPHCRTFFRVCLKHFQAVVSPGSCTFGSIITPVLGINSFSIKDTERFDSPIKLPFNFTWPGTFSLIIQAWHAPANYLPEGSRPPSEDWLISQMSIQRSLSVGEDWSQDVQSGSQTQLRYSYRVVCSENYYGESCSRLCKRRDDRFGHYVCEADGSLACLPGWTGEYCTEPICLSGCTEQNGYCNKPGECICRPGWQGRYCDECIPHIGCRHGTCKTQWQCICDEGWGGLFCDQDLNYCTHHRPCKNGATCMNTGQGSYTCSCKPGFTGVDCEHEISECDSNPCRNGGSCTDMENGYHCLCPPGYYGTHCEHSALTCIDSPCFNGGTCLEKEQGASYTCICPFGFTGSNCEKKVDRCTSNPCANDGNCFYLGQIRVCRCRAGFSGQKCEININDCARNPCSNGGTCHDLINDYTCTCLPGYSGRNCDIKTRDECASGPCENGGTCYSGLYSANFVCYCPSGFMGNRCELPVYSVPVTLPPKPVPWIAISMGVGLVALLILFCMIAMVIRQMRMHPEQDLETMNNLSDFQKDNLIPASQLKNTNKNKDLEVDCGLEKSNYKPKNHKLDYNLVKDLTSRGTQEDKYYKSEKCLGEKSPLRLHSEKPECRISAICSPRDSMYQSVFVITEERNECIIATEV, encoded by the exons ATGACAGCCTTGCGCATCTTTGGCTTGACGTTTCTGTTAATGATTTTGCAGCAG AGGGTGTCCGGCTCTGGCGTCTTCCAGCTGGAGCTGCACGAATTCGTGAATAGCCACGGGGCTCTGGCCAGCGGGaagccctgctccccccactGCAGGACCTTCTTTCGCGTTTGTTTGAAGCATTTTCAGGCAGTGGTTTCCCCGGGCTCCTGCACTTTCGGCAGCATCATCACCCCGGTTCTGGGAATAAACTCCTTCAGCATCAAGGATACGGAGAGATTTGACAGCCCCATTAAGTTGCCCTTTAACTTCACGTGGCCG GGCACCTTCTCGCTCATCATCCAGGCCTGGCACGCGCCCGCCAACTACCTGCCGGAAG GCTCCCGGCCGCCGTCGGAAGATTGGCTCATCAGCCAGATGTCGATCCAGCGGTCGCTGTCCGTGGGCGAGGACTGGTCGCAGGACGTGCAGAGCGGTTCGCAGACCCAGCTCCGCTATTCCTACCGGGTGGTCTGCAGCGAGAACTACTACGGCGAGAGCTGCTCCCGCCTCTGCAAGCGCCGCGACGACCGCTTCGGACACTACGTCTGCGAGGCGGACGGCAGCCTGGCCTGCCTGCCCGGCTGGACCGGCGAGTACTGCACCGAGC CCATCTGCCTGTCTGGATGTACTGAACAGAATGGATATTGCAACAAGCCTGGAGAGTGCAT CTGTCGTCCCGGTTGGCAAGGCCGCTACTGTGATGAATGCATTCCCCATATAGGCTGCCGCCACGGGACTTGTAAAACACAATGGCAGTGCATATGTGATGAAGGATGGGGTGGCCTCTTCTGTGATCAAG ATCTGAACTACTGCACTCACCACAGACCATGCAAAAACGGAGCAACTTGTATGAACACTGGCCAGGGCAGCTATACTTGTTCATGCAAACCTGGCTTTACCGGTGTTGACTGCGAACATGAGATCAGCGAGTGTGACAGCAATCCCTGTAGGAATGGCGGTAGTTGCACG GATATGGAGAATGGTTACCACTGCCTGTGCCCCCCTGGCTACTATGGCACTCACTGTGAGCACAGCGCTTTGACGTGTATAGATTCTCCGTGCTTTAACGGTGGCACATGCTTGGAAAAAGAACAAGGGGCCAGCTACACTTGCATTTGCCCTTTTGGCTTCACAGGGtcaaactgtgaaaaaaaagtaGACAGGTGCACAAGCAACCCGTGTGCAAATG aTGGTAATTGCTTTTACCTTGGTCAGATTCGTGTGTGTCGTTGTCGGGCTGGTTTCTCTGGTCAGAAATGTGAGATAAACATCAATGATTGTGCCCGGAACCCATGTTCCAATGGGGGAACTTGTCATGACCTGATCAACGATTACACCTGCACATGCTTGCCAGGCTACAGTGGCAGGAACTGTGACATAAAAACCAGAGATGAATGTGCTTCTGGGCCATGTGAGAATGGAGGCACATGCTACAGCGGACTTTATAGTGCCAACTTTGTCTGCTACTGTCCTTCTGGCTTCATGGGCAACCGTTGCGAATTGCCAGTTTATTCAGTGCCGGTTACACTTCCTCCTAAACCAGTTCCCTGGATCGCTATATCCATGGGAGTGGGGCTGGTGGCTTTGCTCATACTGTTCTGCATGATAGCAATGGTCATCAGGCAGATGAGGATGCACCCAGAGCAGGACTTGGAGACAATGAACAACCTGTCTGACTTCCAGAAGGACAATCTCATTCCAGCTTCCCAGCTCAAAAAcaccaataaaaataaagacctcGAAGTGGACTGTGGGCTGGAGAAATCAAACTACAAACCCAAGAATCATAAACTGGACTACAATCTGGTAAAAGACCTGACAAGTAGAGGGACACAGGAAGACAAATATTACAAGAGTGAAAAATGTTTAGGAGAAAAGTCTCCCCTCCGACTACACAG TGAAAAGCCAGAATGTAGGATATCAGCGATATGCTCTCCGAGGGATTCAATGTACCAGTCTGTCTTTGTGAtaacagaagaaaggaatgaGTGCATCATAGCCACAGAG GTATAA